The sequence below is a genomic window from Brettanomyces bruxellensis chromosome 9, complete sequence.
GAACAGCAGTTGTGAGCTTTTCTGTTTGTTGCTTTACTTCAGAAGCGGCCTTTGGTGGATAACCAAATAAGTCTTTTTGCGAGTGGCACTCTATCTTAAACTTTGGAACCTTCAATTTGTCTGTCACACCTATTATAGCAGTAggagaaaaggaaagagatAAGAAATGTGCCAATGGGAACCAATACCAGAATTGAACAAACATTGTCAAGCCAACAATTGCCTTTGTATTCAAAGTGTTAGTTTGCGCATTCTCTAACTGAATAGTAACATTTCTTCCACCTGCATCAAGTATTCCTTGTGCCAGTGATGCTCCAAAACGTGCCAACGACTCCTCATGCTTGTTTCCGACAGTAGATGCAAGCTCCTCACGGAATTGCTTCATATGTGGATATGTCTTATCTGTCTGCTGGATCAATATCATGGCCTTCGCGATAGTGGCTCCTTCACGAACGAAATCGACAGGATCCTTGGACAATGGATCAAGGACTTTAACTGCGTCCTGCAAAGCACGACCGGCACTAGAAATTCCAAGAGCCATGGCAGCACCATAACGGACATGGGCATTGTGTGATTGCGCTAGAAGCTCAACAATAGTTGGAACACTCTTGTAGTTAGACAAAAGAACAAAGCCCAATGCCATGATTGCCACTCTTCTGACATTATCAGAAGAGTCGGACACTCCAACATGCAAAAGGCGTCTAATCGCATCCTTATTCGATGTTCCACAGTACGCCAAAGCCAACACAAAGCAGCCACCGTATCTCAAGTTTGCATCCTGGTGAGCCAAAAGCTTGCTGATGATAGGCTCAGCAGCATCCTCTTTTCCCAAGCAAATGAGGGCTATGCCTATATCTAATCCACGAACAATCGTTTCGTGTTGTGTTTCCTTGGCATAGGTAAACATGTCGTGGACAGCAGTCATGTTTCCTGACCCAAGCATCACCAAACCCATCGCAAATGCGGCAGCTTCTCCGGATATTGCCGAATCTGAGTAAAGAGTAGTTTTCAACTCCTCATAAACTTCTGAATCTGCCAAACCCATGGCAGCTAAACCTGCACCAAGGCAAGCACCATGAAGAATTACATCTGTGTCCTTATTGTCGGTGCCATCGGCGTTGTCCACAATCTGCTTGCGAAGATATTTGAGCACATCCTTTCCGTGACCGGCATAGACTAAGCCAAGAGCATAAAGTGCGCCACCATTAGCGTACGCCGAAGAAGTACTACCAGGAAGATATGGCTCCAAAACGCCTCTACCCTGATTTAAACTTCCTTTATGAATAACACCAAAAGCTGCAGTGGCTGTAAATTTTGACCAGGCCGAAGAACGTCCCAGCCACTCCAAATTCGAGCGAAAGAAGGAATCGTCCGTCGTTCCAGAGTGCATCAGTGCATTCGTGAGCGACACAGCCGAATGATATAGAGAGCTGCGTCCATCCATAGCCTTTCTTGTTGCATTCATTATGTCTATATCAGACGCATTATTGTCAGACAAAAATGTCAAATCCAGGTCACACGTAGGAACACCTGAAAGAATTCTGAGCAGCATCGAAACGGCTTTATCGGGATCACTAGTCTTTGTCTGTTCCTCAAACGCAGTTGTGACATTTGCGAGTAATTGCTGCGATGCAGCACCAACGAGGTCAAAGGCAATTTGATAAGCGATAGGAACATTCGATGGTGTTGAAAGCAAATCCTTAAACACCCGGATCACAAGTTCCGAGTCGTTCAACTGAACGACAATCTTggttaaaagaaaataatcCGGACTTTTAAGCGATAGAAGAAATTCCGCTAGGTTGTGCAAGCATTCAGTCTTCAACTCAATATTAGATGCTGTTGTGGCTGTTGCTGCATTAAGAACATAAGCCACAAGTCCCCTTGCGGTCTCCTGGTTGGCTGTCTTGACATTTTCTAAGATCCTTTGAATGACATCCAAACGGTAAGCTTCCAATGAAATTCCCAATGCCAATTTATTATCAGCGTCGTCGACACATTTCTTAACCATCCTTTCAAAAATCGAAACGAGATGTGAATCAATTTCAACACTCTCATCAACAAAGTGCTTTTGTGATTGTTGAATGTACTGTTCTAAACATTGTGAGACGATTGTCTGAACGTATTCGGTCTTCTTGTCAAGATCTAATTCCGAATCTGCAAGTAATGCATACTTGACAGCTGCCTGGTAGTCTCCCAAATTATAATAAACTTTGGAAGCTAGCAAAGCAGCCAGCTCACGCTTTCCAAACGTATGATCTTCATAAAGTTCCTCGATATCTGAAATATTGTTTGCAATTTCAGCCCATAATTCATCCGCCACCGAATTCAATGACTCCAAAGCATATACTTTAAGCT
It includes:
- a CDS encoding uncharacterized protein (BUSCO:EOG09260NJW); this encodes MSTITTAAPYLSLLGESDPQLKVYALESLNSVADELWAEIANNISDIEELYEDHTFGKRELAALLASKVYYNLGDYQAAVKYALLADSELDLDKKTEYVQTIVSQCLEQYIQQSQKHFVDESVEIDSHLVSIFERMVKKCVDDADNKLALGISLEAYRLDVIQRILENVKTANQETARGLVAYVLNAATATTASNIELKTECLHNLAEFLLSLKSPDYFLLTKIVVQLNDSELVIRVFKDLLSTPSNVPIAYQIAFDLVGAASQQLLANVTTAFEEQTKTSDPDKAVSMLLRILSGVPTCDLDLTFLSDNNASDIDIMNATRKAMDGRSSLYHSAVSLTNALMHSGTTDDSFFRSNLEWLGRSSAWSKFTATAAFGVIHKGSLNQGRGVLEPYLPGSTSSAYANGGALYALGLVYAGHGKDVLKYLRKQIVDNADGTDNKDTDVILHGACLGAGLAAMGLADSEVYEELKTTLYSDSAISGEAAAFAMGLVMLGSGNMTAVHDMFTYAKETQHETIVRGLDIGIALICLGKEDAAEPIISKLLAHQDANLRYGGCFVLALAYCGTSNKDAIRRLLHVGVSDSSDNVRRVAIMALGFVLLSNYKSVPTIVELLAQSHNAHVRYGAAMALGISSAGRALQDAVKVLDPLSKDPVDFVREGATIAKAMILIQQTDKTYPHMKQFREELASTVGNKHEESLARFGASLAQGILDAGGRNVTIQLENAQTNTLNTKAIVGLTMFVQFWYWFPLAHFLSLSFSPTAIIGVTDKLKVPKFKIECHSQKDLFGYPPKAASEVKQQTEKLTTAVLSTTARAKARAALKAKDTKDQDKMDVDKPEKDIDSEVDNEDAASVEGKKGHEFTVPNVELQNSNLRTLYQEKPYLIENLSRVVPAQLKYITFSKEERFTPVRKFRGISGIVVLKDSQPSQRFEKIKTIRERANTEAPLPDPFTVDPAVDKTLFEIPDGD